One genomic window of Mucilaginibacter sp. SJ includes the following:
- a CDS encoding vitamin K epoxide reductase family protein: MTRILNVSITATTLTEELEEHPDYPSLLSVSDVLANYGINNISLSFKPEKLTSVPVPFITQIKGIKDNLDFFTIVKAIDSEEICFFDPEDHKWVIKRTPEFLSRCSNIVLLTEVGYGAGDKDFKVKEKEEKRRSIVNSVTGLALPIFALLIALNWIVVGGTEAIPSFLYILLTMCGTAAGMLLIWYEHDQHNPLLRQICSTGSKVNCGAVLQSSGAKIYGIPWSRIGFSYFAGLVMTMLFEGGMNQNTLAIISWINILALPYIFYSIYYQGYVIKQWCVLCLIVQVTLFLQFIVSASAGWLSLSLLGVLKTETVLHLLMFFSIPFVTLSIFLPALNAKKEKKNLSIELQRLKQNPIVFEAMLSKQRSINIDPSGLGITLGNRNASRKLIKVCSPYCNPCAKAHIPMEALLNNNDDLQIQIIFTASLNESDIKRKPVSHLLAIANGFNDDTIKGALDDWYLAEKKDYAAFALKYPMNGELAKQEEKIRAMWEWCEESEIEYTPTFFLSGNSVNGIPSTTYYELPLLYSVADLKYFLSV; the protein is encoded by the coding sequence ATGACCCGAATTCTTAATGTATCCATAACAGCGACAACTTTGACTGAGGAACTTGAAGAACACCCCGATTACCCAAGTTTATTAAGTGTCAGTGACGTTTTGGCTAATTACGGAATAAACAATATCAGCCTCAGTTTCAAGCCGGAAAAGCTGACCAGTGTACCTGTTCCGTTTATTACCCAGATCAAAGGCATAAAGGATAATCTTGATTTTTTTACTATTGTTAAGGCGATAGATTCAGAAGAGATTTGCTTCTTTGATCCCGAAGACCATAAATGGGTTATAAAGCGAACCCCGGAATTTTTATCCAGGTGTTCCAATATAGTCCTACTGACAGAAGTAGGCTATGGCGCAGGTGATAAGGATTTTAAAGTTAAGGAAAAAGAGGAAAAACGGCGATCTATAGTCAATTCTGTAACTGGGCTTGCACTTCCAATTTTTGCTTTGCTGATTGCCTTAAACTGGATCGTTGTCGGTGGTACGGAGGCAATACCTTCATTTTTATACATTCTGCTGACTATGTGCGGCACGGCGGCGGGCATGTTACTGATTTGGTATGAGCATGATCAGCATAATCCATTGTTGCGTCAAATATGTAGTACGGGTAGCAAAGTTAACTGTGGGGCTGTACTTCAATCCTCCGGTGCTAAAATTTACGGTATTCCCTGGAGCAGAATTGGCTTCAGCTATTTTGCCGGTTTAGTGATGACTATGCTTTTTGAGGGAGGAATGAATCAAAATACCTTGGCGATCATTAGCTGGATAAATATATTAGCCTTGCCTTACATATTTTATTCTATTTATTACCAGGGGTATGTTATCAAGCAATGGTGTGTTTTGTGCCTTATTGTACAGGTGACATTGTTTCTTCAGTTCATTGTGTCCGCAAGCGCAGGCTGGTTGAGTTTATCTTTATTGGGTGTATTAAAAACGGAAACAGTGCTGCATCTGTTGATGTTTTTTTCCATCCCCTTTGTTACGCTCTCGATCTTTTTGCCGGCCTTAAATGCAAAAAAGGAAAAGAAAAACCTGAGCATTGAGTTACAGCGGTTAAAGCAGAACCCTATCGTATTTGAAGCAATGTTATCCAAGCAACGCTCGATTAATATAGACCCTTCGGGCTTAGGTATCACTCTTGGTAACCGAAATGCTTCCCGTAAATTGATTAAAGTTTGCAGCCCATATTGTAATCCTTGTGCTAAAGCGCATATACCAATGGAGGCATTGCTTAATAATAATGACGATCTGCAAATTCAAATTATCTTCACTGCTTCTCTAAACGAAAGTGATATCAAGCGAAAACCGGTAAGCCATTTACTGGCAATTGCCAATGGATTTAACGATGATACCATAAAAGGTGCCCTAGACGACTGGTATTTGGCCGAAAAAAAAGACTATGCGGCTTTTGCCCTCAAATATCCGATGAACGGTGAGCTCGCTAAACAGGAAGAAAAAATTCGCGCGATGTGGGAATGGTGTGAGGAATCTGAGATTGAATATACGCCAACTTTCTTTCTTTCCGGAAATTCAGTTAATGGTATTCCAAGTACAACCTATTACGAACTGCCGTTACTTTATAGTGTGGCTGATTTAAAATATTTTCTTTCTGTTTAA